GTTCACGTATTACATTTCTAGAAATGGCTTTATCAAAATACGAAGTATAAGATGTGAATGATTTGATATTTGTGCCTAATAATTCAGCTCTTTCATATACCCCTTTTATATCCTTTACGGCATTTTTTAAAAAGCTTATTTCAGCATCAAAACCTGGGAGAAACCTTTGTACTTCGTGAATAAACTCACCGATAACTAAGCCAAGTCCAGCAAGAATTCTAAGCATATTGTTTTCATCAATTAACGCTTGATTCTTCTTCTTTTCTTCTTCTCGAGCTTGCTTAAACTCTTCAAATATCTTCTTTGCTTTTTCTTTTGATTTGCCTGAATCAGATTTCTCAGAAGTATCTTCTTTAGGTTCCTCTTCTGTAAAGAATTCCTCTAATTCTCCTATCGCTTTATCTGCTTTTTCTGTTGGGTCATCTTCTTTTCTCGTGAAATTTTTTTGAGATGCGGTGGCTTTTCTTCCTCTCAGTTCGGATACCTTGATTACACCACTTATGATTGACCGATAGACAAAACTCACTAATTCATTAAATGCATCATTTTCTATAATTCCTTCTCTACTCGAAGTTTCCTCAAAAAGCCCCTCTCCATCTTTTAGTTCAACAAATCCAAAAAAGTTCCTATTAGGGTGAGGTCCTAAAACTATACTTCTATTGTTTGATTTATCCAAACCAAGCCAATCATCACTGTTTTCACCATAGGGCAGAACTCTAAAGCCATTTCTATAGAGCTTAATGCCTCCTTTTTCATAGCCAACCTCTTTTATAAAGCTAAATGACCTTGATGAATCGAATAATGAAGAGTCAAGAATAAAATAGTAAGTCTTGAAATGAAGCCCTTTAATTAGATTAAATTTTGCATCAGTATTTTCTCTGTTCTTTTCATCATTACCTATAAGAAAAACTTCCTGAGGGAAATTGAGTTTTTCACTTTTCAACGCCCAACATCCTTGCCCGTCATCCAACACATAACCTTCAATTTCAGCGAGAGCGTGTTTAAATATCGCTTCTTCTTCATCAATAATTGGAATTAATTCTTGCCCATCTTGTCTGAAGTAATGGCTTTTAAAACCTGGGTCTATTGATGATTTTGCTTCATCTTTATTCTTTTTTGATAAAGGGAATGGTTGTAAAAGTTCAGAGGTATATCTAAAAACTCTTTTAATCATTGCGTCTGACCAACCATCTCTAAGTTTTTCTATAATTAAGGTAGTACCTTCTTCTTTCGACTTTGGAATTATTTCAATGTTATTTGATACACTCAGTAAATCCTTGTCGGTTTCAAAATCATTCCAATTAATAGAAATCTTGATCGAGGAATCACTCTTAGCTGTGTGAGTTATAATTGTTAGTTTACTTCCCAATCTCTGTGTTGCGAAACGCCCAATTCCTTTTCTTCCTGCTCTTGTTCTTTTATATTTATCAGAAATTGGATTATGAATTTTATCTGAGGATGATAATCTCATAAAACCATTAATCAATTGGTCTTTTGTCATCCCAGTTCCATTATCTTCAATAGTCAACGCACCTCCCGCATTCCAAGCATTTTCAAAAACTAAATTGACTTCAGTTGCATCAGCATCAAATGCATTTTTGACTAATTCAGAAACTGCTGTTTCGTGTTTTCCTACAAGTTCTTTTCCTAGTCTGTTTATAATTCCAGCATCAACAGAAAATCTAACTTGACTATCATCAAGTTTTGCAATTTCACTGGATAAAGCTAAAATCAAATTATTATCAGAACTCTCCTTCTGAATTTCTTCGGAAAGTTTTTTCTTAAGTTCTAATATTTTGGTTGCGTTATCCATTAATCTATTTCTGTTCATTGTTTATCAAGTCAGTAATCTGAACACCAAGTAATTCAGCAATTGAAGCCAATGTATTCAAAGTAGGTTGTACGTCATTAGTACACCACCTTGAAATTGTTGCTTCGTTTTTACCAAGTTGTTCGGCAAGCCATTTACTGCTCATGTTTTTCTCAACCAGTACTACCTTGATTCTATTTATTGCTTTTTGGCTCATCTAAATTGCATTCGGTGCAAAGATATTGATTTTATATGAAACTAATTCGTTTTTCGGACGGTGCGTCAGCCCTGGACGGTGCGTAGGGGCAAAAGCAAATGTGCTGCTTTGGGTTGGCTTTGTGCGTGGGGAAGCAGCTCTTTTGATTTTGCTGAAGCGTTGGCATTTTGTCTTACGGTTTCGGGCTTTGCGTTCGGGCGGGTCTCAGAGCACAAAGCTTCAATTTATTACTAAAGTTCATTAGAAGCACAAAGCTCCAAGGTTGCACGTCAGCCCGCCTGACGCAAAACCCGTGTTGAACTAAACCTTCGGTAGCCCTTGCCTCGATTTTATCGATTTAATGTATCCTACTGGCGCACCCCTTGTTGCCTTTTTAAATGAGGCGTAGGACTTTTGCGGGATGAAGTATAGAAATCAAACAAAAGCAGAAGCCATGCGTTCGCATATTGAGTCATGTGCTAAAAGTGGATTATCAGTTAGCGATTATTGCACACAAAATGGGTTAGTAAAATCCTCGTACTATTACTGGTACAAGAGGCTGACAATGGAAAATACTCCAACCGGTTTTATTCCTATATCCGTAAACTCAAAAGCAGCAGGTTCAGTAGAGATAATCTATCCCAACGCAGTACAATTAAGTTATTCAGGCAACCTGGATGTTTCCTTATTAAAAGCATTGGTATGTTGCATCTGAGTGCCTCATGCCGGTACTTCTATTACAACGGTTTTGCCGACATGCGTAAGGGAGCTTACAGCCTTAGTGGCCTGGTGCGCAATGAAATGAGATTGGAGGCACTGGCTGGCGATGTATTTATTTTTATTGGCCGACGCGGCAACAAAATAAAATTATTGCAATGGGATACAGACGGCTTTGCGTTGTATGAAAAAGGCTTGGAGCGAGGTGTTTTTGAAAGGCCTGTTTCCAATACAAGCGGACATTTTAGCATATCAGCTCATCAGTTGCAATACATTTTGCAAGGCATTGTTTTGAAAAGTATTCGATATAAAAA
The Arachidicoccus soli DNA segment above includes these coding regions:
- a CDS encoding helix-turn-helix transcriptional regulator — protein: MSSKWLAEQLGKNEATISRWCTNDVQPTLNTLASIAELLGVQITDLINNEQK
- a CDS encoding sensor histidine kinase, producing the protein MNRNRLMDNATKILELKKKLSEEIQKESSDNNLILALSSEIAKLDDSQVRFSVDAGIINRLGKELVGKHETAVSELVKNAFDADATEVNLVFENAWNAGGALTIEDNGTGMTKDQLINGFMRLSSSDKIHNPISDKYKRTRAGRKGIGRFATQRLGSKLTIITHTAKSDSSIKISINWNDFETDKDLLSVSNNIEIIPKSKEEGTTLIIEKLRDGWSDAMIKRVFRYTSELLQPFPLSKKNKDEAKSSIDPGFKSHYFRQDGQELIPIIDEEEAIFKHALAEIEGYVLDDGQGCWALKSEKLNFPQEVFLIGNDEKNRENTDAKFNLIKGLHFKTYYFILDSSLFDSSRSFSFIKEVGYEKGGIKLYRNGFRVLPYGENSDDWLGLDKSNNRSIVLGPHPNRNFFGFVELKDGEGLFEETSSREGIIENDAFNELVSFVYRSIISGVIKVSELRGRKATASQKNFTRKEDDPTEKADKAIGELEEFFTEEEPKEDTSEKSDSGKSKEKAKKIFEEFKQAREEEKKKNQALIDENNMLRILAGLGLVIGEFIHEVQRFLPGFDAEISFLKNAVKDIKGVYERAELLGTNIKSFTSYTSYFDKAISRNVIRELQPIELRDVVKDFTIVIENNLKRANIKLEKPVFDGYDLFTTPMHPSEWASILFNLYTNSKKAIVRKKVDGEIFIRCGKDEKIVFLEFSDNGDGIPKENEDLIFNAFFTTTSAANHSGNDAESLVGTGLGLKIVKDIVEFYGGDVFVTSSPESFNTTIRIEIPKNQKEDE
- the tnpA gene encoding IS66 family insertion sequence element accessory protein TnpA translates to MKYRNQTKAEAMRSHIESCAKSGLSVSDYCTQNGLVKSSYYYWYKRLTMENTPTGFIPISVNSKAAGSVEIIYPNAVQLSYSGNLDVSLLKALVCCI
- the tnpB gene encoding IS66 family insertion sequence element accessory protein TnpB (TnpB, as the term is used for proteins encoded by IS66 family insertion elements, is considered an accessory protein, since TnpC, encoded by a neighboring gene, is a DDE family transposase.), with the translated sequence MLHLSASCRYFYYNGFADMRKGAYSLSGLVRNEMRLEALAGDVFIFIGRRGNKIKLLQWDTDGFALYEKGLERGVFERPVSNTSGHFSISAHQLQYILQGIVLKSIRYKKRYSHGD